Proteins from one Caulobacter sp. 73W genomic window:
- the cysS gene encoding cysteine--tRNA ligase — MTLKLHDTMSRQKRTFVPADPDRVTMYVCGPTVYGYAHIGNARPVVVFDVLYRLLRKEYGDDAVVYARNVTDVDDKINAKATEEGVDISVITERYLAAYLEDMDALGALRPNFQPKATEHIDAILAQIGKLVENGSAYAAEGHVLFDTQNFKDYGQLSGRPLDDMIAGARVEVAPYKRHPADFVLWKPSKPNEPVWESPWGAGRPGWHIECSAMIEAQLGLPIDIHGGGIDLQFPHHENEVAQGRCAHGLPTYARYWMHNGFLDMAGEKMSKSLGNVILPHELLKTVPGEVIRWSLLSAHYRQPLDWSPELLEQSREALDRCYQALLDAKRLGVDDPDDARESDLAAFYEALSDDLNTPAAYAALFSLYRDLREQLTLVERKEASINQARRRLAALLEAANFLGFLTVEPETWFQGAAGDDLKEKVEGLIAARFEARKAKDWARADAIRDEIAALGVEVMDGPQGATWRLKE; from the coding sequence ATGACCCTGAAGCTGCACGACACCATGTCCCGCCAGAAGCGGACCTTCGTTCCCGCCGATCCCGATCGGGTGACGATGTATGTCTGCGGGCCGACGGTCTACGGCTACGCGCACATCGGCAACGCCCGCCCGGTGGTGGTGTTCGACGTGCTGTATCGCTTGCTGCGCAAGGAATACGGCGACGACGCGGTGGTCTATGCGCGCAACGTCACGGACGTGGACGACAAGATCAACGCCAAGGCGACGGAAGAGGGCGTCGACATCTCGGTCATCACCGAGCGCTATCTGGCGGCCTATCTGGAAGACATGGACGCCCTGGGCGCCCTGCGGCCGAATTTTCAGCCCAAGGCGACCGAGCACATCGACGCCATCCTCGCCCAGATCGGCAAGCTGGTCGAAAACGGCTCGGCCTACGCCGCCGAGGGCCACGTGCTTTTCGACACCCAAAACTTCAAGGATTACGGCCAGCTGTCGGGCCGTCCGCTGGACGACATGATCGCCGGCGCGCGGGTCGAGGTCGCTCCCTACAAGCGCCATCCGGCCGACTTCGTGCTGTGGAAGCCGTCCAAGCCGAACGAGCCGGTGTGGGAAAGCCCGTGGGGCGCCGGCCGTCCGGGCTGGCACATCGAATGCTCGGCCATGATCGAGGCGCAGCTGGGCCTGCCCATCGACATCCACGGCGGCGGCATCGACCTGCAGTTCCCGCACCATGAGAACGAAGTGGCCCAGGGCCGCTGCGCCCATGGCCTGCCGACCTACGCCCGCTACTGGATGCACAACGGCTTCCTGGATATGGCCGGCGAGAAGATGTCCAAGAGCCTGGGCAACGTGATCCTGCCGCACGAGCTGCTGAAGACCGTGCCCGGCGAGGTGATCCGCTGGTCGCTGCTGAGCGCCCACTACCGCCAGCCGCTGGACTGGTCGCCGGAGCTGCTGGAGCAGAGCCGCGAGGCCCTGGACCGCTGCTACCAGGCGCTGCTCGACGCCAAGCGCCTGGGCGTAGATGACCCGGACGACGCGCGCGAAAGCGATCTGGCCGCCTTCTACGAGGCGTTGTCGGACGATCTGAACACGCCGGCGGCCTATGCGGCGCTGTTCTCGCTCTATCGGGACCTGCGCGAGCAGCTCACCCTGGTCGAGCGCAAGGAAGCCTCGATCAACCAGGCGCGGCGCCGTCTGGCGGCGCTGCTGGAAGCGGCCAACTTCCTCGGCTTCCTGACCGTCGAGCCGGAGACCTGGTTCCAGGGCGCGGCCGGCGACGACCTGAAGGAAAAGGTCGAAGGCCTGATCGCCGCCCGCTTCGAGGCCCGCAAGGCCAAGGACTGGGCCCGCGCCGACGCCATCCGCGACGAGATCGCCGCCCTCGGCGTCGAGGTCATGGACGGCCCGCAAGGCGCGACCTGGCGGTTGAAGGAATAG